From Roseburia hominis, the proteins below share one genomic window:
- the trxB gene encoding thioredoxin-disulfide reductase — MGKIYDVIVLGAGPAGLAAGLYAGRSRLSTLVIEKGKDGGQIAITDEIENYPGQIVEGESGPSLIARMTQQCEKFGVERVSDVINDVVLEGDVKKLISAKGEYEGKTIIIATGAFARPIGCKGEKEFMGKGVSYCATCDANFFEDFEVYVVGGGDSAVEEAMYLTKFARKVTVIHRRDELRAAKSIQEKAFKNEKLHFMWDTVVEEVSGDGILSEMTVKNVKTGELTKIVADEEDGMFGVFGFIGTLPNTKIFQGKGLELDERGYIPTDVDMHTNIPGVFAAGDVRVKSLRQVVTAAADGAIAATQAEKYLNE; from the coding sequence ATGGGCAAGATTTATGACGTAATTGTTCTTGGTGCAGGTCCTGCAGGATTAGCAGCTGGTCTGTATGCAGGAAGAAGCCGCCTCTCCACTCTGGTTATTGAGAAAGGAAAAGATGGCGGACAGATCGCAATTACTGATGAGATTGAGAACTATCCTGGACAGATAGTTGAAGGCGAGAGCGGACCTTCTCTCATCGCAAGAATGACACAGCAGTGCGAGAAATTTGGCGTTGAGCGTGTGTCTGACGTAATCAATGATGTAGTTCTTGAAGGCGATGTCAAGAAACTTATCAGCGCTAAGGGCGAATATGAAGGCAAGACCATCATTATCGCTACCGGAGCTTTTGCAAGACCGATCGGCTGCAAGGGCGAGAAAGAATTTATGGGCAAGGGCGTATCTTATTGCGCAACTTGTGATGCAAACTTCTTCGAGGATTTTGAAGTATACGTAGTAGGCGGCGGAGATTCTGCTGTTGAGGAAGCTATGTACCTGACTAAATTCGCGAGAAAAGTTACGGTTATTCACAGACGTGATGAGCTCAGAGCTGCTAAATCCATTCAGGAGAAGGCGTTCAAGAATGAGAAACTTCACTTTATGTGGGATACTGTAGTTGAGGAAGTCAGCGGTGACGGCATCCTTTCTGAGATGACAGTTAAGAATGTTAAGACCGGCGAACTTACCAAGATCGTCGCTGATGAAGAAGATGGAATGTTCGGTGTATTCGGATTTATCGGAACACTGCCGAATACGAAGATCTTCCAGGGAAAAGGCCTTGAACTTGATGAGAGAGGCTACATTCCGACAGACGTTGACATGCACACCAATATCCCGGGCGTATTCGCAGCAGGCGATGTTCGTGTGAAGAGCCTTCGTCAGGTTGTAACAGCTGCAGCAGACGGCGCTATTGCAGCTACCCAGGCTGAGAAATATCTCAACGAGTAA
- a CDS encoding glycine/sarcosine/betaine reductase component B subunit, with the protein MRLEVGHIFIKDIQFGAESKIEDGVLYVSEEAVKAIVLEDEKIKSVKFDIARPGESVRITPVKDVIEPRVKVEGRGGIFPGVIAKVDTVGSGKTYALKGMAVVTAGKIVGFQEGIIDMTGPGAEYTPFSKLNNFVVVCEPVEGIKPHDYEKAVRLAGFRVAVYLGELARELTPDESKVYETYGVLEGKEKFPNLPRVAYVQMLQSQGLLHDTYVYGVDAKKTLSTIMSPTEVMDGAIVSGNCVSACDKNPTYVHENNPVVHDLFEEHGKTLNFVCQILTNENVYLADKMRSSDWTAKMCRFLDLDAVIVSQEGFGNPDTDLIMNTKKIEAEGVKTVIITDEYAGRDGKSQSLADADPAADAVVTGGNANQVIVLPKLDKVIGTLDYVNTIAGGNEHSLREDGTIEVEIQAITGATNETGFNYLSAR; encoded by the coding sequence GTGAGATTAGAAGTAGGTCACATTTTCATCAAGGACATTCAGTTTGGTGCTGAGTCCAAAATTGAAGACGGAGTTCTCTATGTATCCGAAGAAGCTGTAAAGGCAATCGTCCTTGAGGACGAGAAAATCAAAAGCGTAAAATTTGATATCGCAAGACCGGGTGAAAGCGTTCGTATTACACCGGTGAAAGACGTTATCGAACCTCGTGTTAAAGTTGAGGGAAGAGGGGGAATTTTCCCGGGCGTTATCGCAAAGGTAGATACCGTAGGAAGCGGAAAAACTTACGCACTGAAGGGCATGGCTGTTGTTACTGCTGGTAAGATCGTTGGATTCCAGGAAGGTATCATCGATATGACAGGCCCGGGCGCAGAATACACCCCGTTCTCCAAACTGAACAACTTCGTTGTAGTTTGTGAGCCGGTTGAAGGTATCAAACCGCACGATTATGAGAAAGCAGTTCGTCTTGCTGGTTTCCGTGTAGCTGTATATCTTGGAGAACTTGCTCGTGAGCTTACTCCGGATGAAAGCAAAGTATACGAGACTTACGGCGTTCTGGAAGGAAAAGAGAAATTCCCGAATCTTCCGAGAGTTGCATATGTTCAGATGCTTCAGAGCCAGGGACTTCTGCATGACACCTATGTATACGGCGTTGATGCGAAAAAGACTCTTTCTACCATCATGAGCCCGACAGAGGTTATGGATGGAGCAATCGTTTCCGGTAACTGTGTATCTGCATGTGACAAGAACCCGACTTATGTTCACGAGAACAACCCGGTTGTTCATGACCTGTTCGAAGAGCACGGAAAGACACTTAACTTCGTATGCCAGATCCTTACAAACGAGAACGTTTACCTGGCAGACAAGATGCGTTCTTCCGATTGGACAGCTAAGATGTGCCGCTTCCTTGACCTGGATGCTGTTATCGTATCTCAGGAAGGTTTCGGTAACCCGGATACTGACCTTATCATGAACACCAAGAAGATCGAAGCTGAAGGCGTTAAGACTGTAATCATTACAGATGAGTACGCTGGACGTGACGGAAAATCCCAGTCTCTGGCAGATGCTGATCCGGCTGCTGACGCAGTAGTAACAGGCGGAAACGCTAACCAGGTAATCGTACTTCCGAAGCTTGACAAAGTAATCGGAACACTTGACTATGTAAACACTATCGCAGGTGGTAATGAGCACTCACTGCGTGAGGATGGAACCATCGAAGTTGAGATTCAGGCTATCACAGGAGCAACTAACGAAACCGGATTCAACTACTTAAGCGCACGATAG
- a CDS encoding GrdX family protein yields the protein MNSGFMIITNNPLVNEKFGGNYHVVFEELSFEDTLKKVRDRVYEGYRLLSHPLSGSVKPNETPYKSVMVSEEIEGLDTWSMEIIENAIHSCGKFQFRSDKYRPEVYEDFRLIDCTLIESAIPSAECWR from the coding sequence ATGAACAGCGGATTTATGATTATTACAAACAACCCATTGGTTAATGAAAAGTTTGGCGGGAATTACCATGTAGTGTTTGAAGAACTTTCTTTTGAGGACACACTGAAGAAGGTGCGGGACAGGGTTTATGAAGGGTACAGGCTTTTATCCCATCCTCTTTCCGGGAGCGTAAAGCCGAATGAGACACCTTACAAATCCGTAATGGTATCGGAAGAGATAGAAGGTCTTGATACCTGGTCCATGGAGATCATTGAGAATGCGATTCATTCCTGTGGAAAGTTCCAATTCAGGTCGGACAAATACCGGCCGGAGGTGTACGAGGATTTCAGATTGATTGACTGTACACTGATTGAAAGTGCGATTCCATCTGCTGAATGCTGGCGGTAA
- the grdB gene encoding glycine reductase complex selenoprotein B, which yields MSKIKVVHYINQFFANIGGEEKADYPAELRVGEVVGPGMALTQKFGEEAEIIATIVCGDSYFNENLDKAKADILAWVKEQAPDIFIAGPAFNAGRYGVACGTIADAVQEELGIPAVTGMYVENPGADMFKNKVYMVSTKNSAAGMRDAIGKLAPLALKIAKGEPIGASCQEGYMPNGIRVNFFEKERGSKRAVKMLIKKLADKPFETEYPMPTFDRVAPNPAVKDLSKATIALCTSGGIVPKGNPDHIESSNASHYGEYDITGVNDLTEETYETAHGGYDPVYANEDADRVLPVDVLREMEANGVIGKLHNKFYTTVGNGTAVASAKAFADEYAQKLIADGVDAVIMTSTUGTCTRCGATMVKAIEAAGLPVVHMCTVTPISMTVGANRIVPTIAIPHPLGNPALDKDEEYALRKGLVEKALAALTTEVEDQTIFDK from the coding sequence ATGAGTAAAATTAAAGTTGTACATTATATCAATCAGTTCTTCGCTAATATCGGTGGAGAAGAAAAAGCTGATTACCCGGCAGAACTTCGTGTAGGCGAAGTTGTTGGACCTGGTATGGCATTGACTCAGAAATTTGGTGAAGAGGCAGAAATCATCGCTACAATCGTATGTGGTGACTCTTACTTCAATGAGAACCTTGACAAAGCTAAAGCAGACATCCTTGCTTGGGTAAAAGAGCAGGCTCCGGATATCTTTATCGCAGGACCGGCTTTCAACGCAGGACGTTATGGTGTTGCTTGTGGAACAATCGCAGATGCAGTTCAGGAAGAACTCGGCATTCCGGCAGTTACCGGTATGTATGTTGAGAACCCGGGCGCAGATATGTTCAAGAACAAAGTATACATGGTATCTACTAAGAACAGCGCAGCTGGTATGAGAGATGCAATTGGCAAACTTGCTCCTCTTGCACTTAAGATCGCTAAGGGCGAGCCGATCGGTGCTTCCTGCCAGGAAGGCTATATGCCGAACGGAATCCGTGTAAACTTCTTCGAGAAAGAGCGTGGATCTAAGAGAGCAGTTAAGATGCTTATCAAGAAACTGGCTGACAAGCCGTTCGAGACAGAGTATCCGATGCCGACATTTGACCGTGTAGCTCCGAATCCGGCAGTAAAAGACTTGAGCAAGGCTACAATTGCACTTTGTACTTCCGGCGGTATTGTACCGAAGGGCAACCCGGACCATATCGAAAGCTCTAACGCTTCTCACTACGGCGAATATGACATTACAGGCGTTAATGATCTTACAGAAGAGACCTATGAGACCGCTCATGGCGGATACGATCCGGTATACGCTAATGAGGATGCTGACCGTGTACTTCCGGTTGACGTTCTTCGTGAGATGGAAGCTAACGGCGTGATCGGAAAGCTTCACAACAAATTCTACACAACTGTTGGTAACGGAACTGCTGTTGCTTCTGCAAAAGCATTCGCTGATGAGTACGCTCAGAAGCTGATCGCAGACGGAGTAGACGCTGTTATCATGACCTCTACATGAGGTACCTGTACACGTTGCGGTGCAACGATGGTTAAAGCTATTGAGGCTGCTGGACTTCCGGTAGTTCATATGTGTACAGTAACTCCGATTTCCATGACTGTAGGTGCAAACAGAATCGTTCCGACGATCGCTATTCCGCATCCGCTTGGAAATCCGGCTCTTGACAAAGACGAAGAGTATGCACTTCGTAAAGGATTAGTTGAGAAAGCACTTGCTGCTTTGACAACTGAAGTTGAAGATCAGACGATCTTTGATAAATAA